A genomic segment from Ptychodera flava strain L36383 chromosome 19, AS_Pfla_20210202, whole genome shotgun sequence encodes:
- the LOC139119379 gene encoding tripartite motif-containing protein 2-like yields MAMDRVHPLRKLYAQLQKQLSIDEVLTVKNLLVGHQMNKDEAEKRKSAMDIFMYLEDHGYISERKLTLLIEFFEIIDRPHLKDMVRGFEETHGMFLPPTATPAKIGQPRRHTTSDIQPSERQNHYDFQAKLELENRCMEPSTLPPIAGSSTDDDLSLQKTKCDILLDAAKRIFEFEFQEIKKGNGPDKSKLLQEAFRRFQVTLEEIKLSSVILTLRTRCLSDVQRVKAGLESGEMERSLSEIMISKQMQILVETQGLQLHVAIRVDPYQLAKGEQYFKDLRSEHEIFAAARERRIQVNLPSLPFVNQLNVKSTTWPTRDEILDFRKMFDMVIMFCKAFRERVNKKMAQQLGIDRSKIADLEQTKSMYEERIKQLQSAKEKAEQVAVREKTKRSSTFETGGSQKRQKVEDEGPVNCEGCKERQAVHRCAECRLILCSKCTSRHEHMEISKGQSDVRLDKYLSEELSKKSDVYCNFHPENEVHLFCESCQESICPDCIATHPIPDHVHRNLQEAADTYREQLKKMVKRLKIDGYAAKSLDTGKTFTKDQLDTYWQEEAVKVKNKAKAITQRVEKEEFTLLNTLRLEYEMITQAMESDLNEWEERHGNIEQACHDIEALLHHSNAKLLSSKRETVSNIQEYVHRMDQLKTTELIKFQPSYDLPEHGVLGFLKFDVSASFCTVENLPTRLVRGESVNAKVRIADGRGNLVISCKQIKAKIWKEDGSSQDLTVLDDKDGTHIMKITADVGGMHKVTVELGDQPIPGSPFFISIKGLVKTIGRGKLHQPKGIAINKRGDFAIADKGNVRIYLTDRDGNYKSRLAFSQFKKPFAPLDVAISADGDYFMTDTLNKQVVVSDENKQSVRCFGQGQLKYVHGIAISPVDGSVYVTDWDGKGDDTEKEGSHCVRRFTQDGVHIQSFGKYGRKSGEFIGPGYVVINNQGQAFVTDMPNNRVQVFSPDCEFLYSFNTDDTDDSDDFPSGIAIDDDGFVYVCDKINECVLKLDSKGRVVASIDSGEEGLDCPAGVALTNDSPCRVAVVDYGGVSVKVFAQ; encoded by the exons ATGGCGATGGATAGAGTGCATCCCCTTCGGAAACTGTATGCTCAGCTGCAGAAACAGCTTTCCATCGATGAAGTGTTGACCGTGAAAAATCTTCTTGTCGGACACCAGATGAACAAAGACGAGGCAGAGAAACGTAAATCTGCAatggatattttcatgtacCTGGAAGACCACGGTTACATTTCTGAAAGGAAGTTAACATTACTCATTGAGTTTTTTGAAATCATTGATCGGCCACATCTGAAAGATATGGTTCGAGGATTTGAAGAAACGCACGGGATGTTTCTGCCCCCAACTGCCACTCCTGCAA AGATTGGTCAACCAAGGCGCCACACCACAAGCGATATACAGCCTTCAGAAAGACAGAACCATTACG ATTTTCAGGCGAAACTTGAATTGGAAAATAGATGTATGGAGCCATCTACTTTGCCACCCATTGCAGGGAGTTCAACGGACGACGATTTAAGCTTACAGAAAAcgaaatgtgatattttgctCGATGCAGCAAAAAgaatatttgaatttgaatttcaggAAATAAAAAAGGGGAATGGGCCGGACAAGTCAAAATTGCTGCAGGAAGCGTTCCGTCGTTTTCAAGTGACATTGGAAGAGATCAAACTGTCGTCTGTTATACTGACACTCCGAACGCGTTGTCTGAGTGATGTACAAAGAGTCAAGGCTGGACTGGAGAGTGGTGAAATGGAACGGTCACTCAGTGAGATAATGATATCGAAACAAATGCAGATTCTTGTTGAAACCCAAGGGTTACAGCTGCACGTTGCCATACGAGTTGATCCATATCAATTAGCGAAAGGGGAACAGTACTTTAAAG ATTTGAGAAGTGAACACGAAATTTTTGCCGCCGCCAGAGAGAGAAGAATACAAGTGAACTTACCAAGCCTGCCATTTGTCAATCAGCTAAATGTTAAATCAACAACGTGGCCGACAAGAGATGAAATATTGGACTTCAGGAAAATGTTTGATATGGTCATCATGTTTTGCAAGGCATTCAGAGAGAGAGTAAACAAAAAGATGGCACAGCAGCTAGGAATTGATCGAAGCAAGATTGCAGATCTAGAACAAACAAAATCGATGTATGAAGAGAGGATCAAGCAATTACAGAGTGCCAAGGAGAAAGCTGAACAAGTCGCAGTACGTGAAAAGACAAAACGGAGCTCGACATTTGAG ACTGGTGGTTCACAGAAAAGGCAGAAAGTCGAAGATGAAGGCCCAGTGAACTGTGAAGGGTGCAAGGAGAGGCAAGCGGTACACAGGTGTGCAGAGTGTAGGTTGATTTTGTGTTCCAAATGTACAAGTCGTCACGAACACATGGAAATTAGCAAAGGCCAAAGCGATGTCAGACTTGACAAATACCTGTCTGAAGAACTGTCGAAGAAAAGCGATGTCTACTGTAACTTCCATCCCGAAAATGAAGTTCATCTGTTTTGTGAATCCTGCCAAGAGTCCATTTGCCCTGACTGCATCGCCACACATCCTATTCCTGACCATGTCCACAGAAACCTTCAGGAAGCGGCTGATACATACAGAGAACAGCTGAAAAAAATGGTAAAGAGGTTGAAAATTGATGGATACGCTGCTAAATCACTGGACACTGGGAAGACGTTCACCAAAGACCAGCTTGACACCTACTGGCAAGAGGAAGCAgtgaaagtgaaaaacaaagCAAAGGCTATAACGCAAAGGGTTGAGAAGGAAGAATTCACGCTTTTGAACACTTTGAGATTGGAATATGAGATGATTACACAAGCTATGGAAAGTGATCTGAACGAATGGGAAGAAAGACATGGAAATATTGAACAGGCGTGCCATGACATAGAAGCACTCTTGCATCACAGTAATGCTAAGTTGCTCTCGTCAAAGAGGGAAACTGTAAGTAATATTCAAGAATACGTCCATAGAATGGATCAGCTAAAAACAACCGAGTTAATCAAGTTCCAGCCTTCTTATGATCTGCCCGAGCATGGGGTGCTGGGGTTTTTGAAGTTTGATGTCAGTGCATCGTTCTGCACGGTGGAGAACTTGCCAACACGACTTGTCAGGGGCGAGTCTGTGAATGCCAAGGTTAGAATTGCGGACGGGAGGGGAAATCTGGTCATATCTTGCAAACaaatcaaagccaaaatatGGAAAGAAGACGGTTCGAGCCAAGACCTAACAGTTCTAGATGACAAGGACGGTACTCATATAATGAAAATTACGGCCGATGTTGGCGGAATGCATAAAGTTACCGTAGAACTAGGTGACCAGCCAATACCAGGATCGCCATTTTTCATTTCCATAAAAGGTTTGGTGAAGACAATAGGCAGAGGTAAACTTCACCAGCCAAAAGGAATAGCCATCAATAAACGTGGAGATTTCGCCATCGCTGATAAGGGTAACGTTAGAATATATCTCACGGACAGGGATGGCAATTACAAATCACGTCTAGCGTTTTCACAATTCAAAAAACCATTTGCTCCACTCGATGTGGCGATATCGGCTGATGGGGACTATTTCATGACCGATACTCTCAACAAACAGGTCGTCGTCAGTGATGAGAATAAACAATCGGTCAGGTGCTTTGGACAGGGCCAACTGAAATATGTCCACGGAATCGCCATCAGCCCCGTGGATGGCAGTGTGTATGTCACGGACTGGGATGGAAAGGGCGATGATACTGAAAAGGAGGGGAGTCACTGTGTCAGGAGATTCACGCAGGATGGAGTGCACATCCAGTCGTTTGGAAAGTATGGAAGAAAAAGTGGGGAGTTCATCGGACCCGGGTATGTAGTCATCAACAACCAAGGACAAGCATTTGTAACCGATATGCCCAACAACCGTGTGCAGGTATTCAGTCCGGACTGTGAGTTCCTATACTCTTTCAACACCGATGATACTGACGACAGTGATGATTTCCCATCGGGAATAGCAATAGATGATGATGGATTTGTCtatgtctgtgataaaataaatgAGTGCGTGCTAAAGTTAGACAGCAAAGGTAGAGTTGTAGCCAGTATTGACAGCGGTGAAGAAGGCTTGGATTGTCCCGCTGGTGTCGCCCTGACCAATGACTCACCATGTAGAGTGGCCGTTGTGGACTATGGCGGCGTCAGTGTTAAAGTATTTGCACAGTGA